TTTAGACCAATATCGTCTTGTTTTGAATTATGAGTAAAATCAACTTTATAGAGTACCTCACCAACTTTGCTAGACAAACCAAGCATCAGTTTTTCGGGAGGTATTCGTGGAAGATTGCTGCCATTATCTAGCTCTCCTTCAATCAAACTATATCTTAGAGAAGTAGATAATTTATACTCAGAGAAATTAACCGAAGTATCATAAGAAAATTCCAAACCAGAGATTTCTGCATCTTGCTGAAGAAAATCGAATTCATCTTCTGATCCAGCTCTTCTTTGAAGATAAATAAAATCTTCATAATCATTTTCAAAAATGGCGAGTCTTAAACTTGAGTCTCCCCATTTTTTTCGTAGATATATTTCGGTACTAAAACTTTTCTCTTTATTTAAGTCTTCATCACCAAACTCATCTCGTTGAGCTGCAACATGTTTTCCACCTGCGAACAATTCAACCTGAGAAGGTGCTCTTTCTGAATGAGATAAAGAACCACCAAACAAAAGTCCACCATTGAATTTTTTGGCCAAACCAACAGATAAGTTGGTTAAATTATGATCAATGGTTCCATGGCTCTCATGGTCTTCGTCTCCGTGATCACCTTCATCATCGTCATCATCGTCATGCTCCTCTCTAAATGCTTCTTGTTCAATAGAGTCATATCTGCCAGCGAGTTCAATTAACCAGCTTTCATTTTCAAGCTGAGAGAGGAAAAATAGGCCAATTTCAGATCTGTCACTTTCAGGCAAATACTGCCCATGACCATGACCATCTCCATCTCCATCTCCATCGCCCTCATCGTGGGACTCAGATATAACTTTTAGGTCCATATCTCTATAATTAGAACCAAAGGTTGTCTGCCAGTTACCAAGATTTGCTGAGGCCTCTAAACGAAAGTTACTTTCGTCTTGTTCATATTGAATGCCAGTCTCAGCACCTTCCATTTCTTCTTGCTCGAATGAAGAATGAGATAAATCAGCACGTATAGAATTGAATAAATTTCCAGACAAATCATGACTTAATCGAGCCTGGAAAGTCCGATGTTCTGAGTCAATTTGAACTGACTCTTCTTCACCATGCTCCTCACCATCATGATCATCTCCATCATGATCATCTCCATCATGATCATCTCCATCATGATCATCTCCATCGTGGTCTTCACCATGACCGTGGGAATGACCAGGCACTCCATAGGTTTTATCATCAGCAGCAATCAAAAATGAAAGAGTGGTTCTATCATTTCCAAAATTACCTCCAAATGAAATACCTTGATTTTCCCCAAAAGTATTTTCAGCATCTTGAGATCTATCAGCTGGTATTTCCTCACCTTCTGATTGAAGCTGAGCCACACTTTCAGCATGAGTAGGAATTCTCATGTTATCAGCATCTTCATAATATGCTGAAAATGCAAAATTACCCATTCTAGTAAACAACGAGGCTGAATTTTCATCAGCCGAGTCACCGTATCCTAATGTCAGTGAGGTTTCATTTTCACCAGATGCCATAAGTTTGTTAAAACTATTAACCACACCTGACGATGAGTAAGGACCATAACGAAGAGAAGCAGGTCCTTTCAACACTTCAATTCTTTCAAGATTATGTATTGGAACGCCGTTAGAGTGATCATCACCAGTGTAAGCTATATCACCTGTGGACATTCCATTATTTAGAACACCAATTCTGAAACCACCAAGGCCACGAATGATTGGCTGCCCAACTGAGGGACCATAACCTGAACTATCTAAGCCAGGCAATTTTGCTAATAATGAACCTAAGGATAAATCTGAAGACGAACTAATTTCATCTTGGTCCAAAATATCTACTGTTGAAATTACTTTATCAATCGATTTTTTATAAGGGTTGCTATATACAACAACCTCATCAATTTCCTGTGCTGACAAACTTGTTCCAAACACAAAAGTTACGAGCAGCGCTACTGCCCATTTAAAAGCTTTCATAAAATTTCTCCTTAAAAAATATTTTTTTTTATTCAAAGGAGAATTGGGGGACCTCTTGGGAGATAAGTTGGAAAGCTATAAGTTAGAAAAAATTGTTGAGTAAGTTGATAAAATTCATCAAAAAAATCAGATGAAGTCGTTTCATTGCTAGTATTTATATTTTTAATTAAATCACAATGAATACAAGTAACTTCATATTCATCAGCTTCAAAATGACCATGAAATTCATGCTCATGAATATGCAATCCCCCAATCAAAAGGGATATTATTGATAGTATTTTTAATGAGTTATAAATTATAGACATCTTACGAACATTGAACAGATAAGATGAATTCTGTCAATATGGTTCTTTATACTTAACTGCCAAAAAAATTATCCTAACTATGAGTGGATTGGCTTGAGCTGAAACCCTCAGAAAAATAACCCTTTAGGCGTTGTTTAGGATTAGAAATAAAGTTGCCACGATTTTCTTCATCATCTCCTTTTGAGCAAGCTTTAATTAAAACATCAATGTATCCAGTAGCTGTCTCCATTCTATTAACATAATCATTCTCTCTAAGAGCGTTATGAGTTTGCTTCAACTTCCAGCAAGGAACATACATAAATAAGTGATGTTCAACATGATAATTTACCCAGTAGGGAGCTAAAAAAATTCGCACTAACCAATTAGCTCTAGTCGAACGTGCATTACGAAACGGGTCATTGTCATCAGGCACTAGCGCATGTTCAGCAATACTGCGGATTCTTATAATCGCCATGTTGTAAGTAAAAAAAGGTATAAGCCAAAGTGTAAGATAAAAGCTCCAATGAAATATTAAGTAGCAAAAAATAAAAATTATAATATTCGCTATAATCTCATATCCTAGTTTTTGCCAGAAATGGTATATTCTATTAATTGGTGATAAATCTTTGCCTCCAATTGCATCTAAAAATTGAGCTTTTCGCTGGTGAAAGGCCGTTTGACCGGTAAGGTCACGAAACATTTTTCTCATAAAACTTTTACGCGTTATAGGAAATGGCTTCGAGAGAACAAGATCAGGATCTTCTTCTTGTTGAGTGTTTCTGTGATGTTTTAAATGATACCGACGATATATTTCAGTTCGAGCAAATAAAGGATAAGCAACAAAAAAAGTTACTTAAAATATCATTAAAATCATGATTACGGGATAGAGCATTATGAGCTGCATCGTGCATTATTACTGCAAGACCTAACTGACGAGCGCCAATTAGCATCACGGCAAGCACATAAGTCAGAGGATTAGGAAAAAAGAAAAAAAGACATCATAGCCAATACAATTATAGACCATGCATGTATGACTAATAATGAGGAAACAAATTCAGAGCGTTCACGAAGATAACATAAAATTTTACGATCCAGTAAATCAGACGTTTTTAATTTTATTATTGATGTTTGCGCCATACTAATTCCTATTTAATATTCATAATATAAATCTTTATTTTTTTTAAAAATATCTCTAGTGAGCATTATAAAAATCTAAAGTATTGGGGATTAAATATTACAAATTAAATATCCAAGTACATATATTTTATCCAATACCTCTTTATTACATTAGCATTTTCAGATTATTACAACAGTCCATTATTCAGAGGCTGCCATTGCGGCTACTGAACTGAAATTTAATGATATCGCATGAACGAGATAACCAAACAATCTGGCTTGCTAAACGCTTAACAAATTTCTCCCCCCTCCTCTTGTCAGCGAAGATCAAACATGTTATGGCATATATTATGTCAATACAATAACTTGATACTTCGAACATTGGCTATCGGAAGAGTGCAAGTAAAGCTTATTTGAAAAATTTACCCTTTGCTATGAACCAAAACACCTCTAAAGCAGCTCAGGCAGATGTCCCTGAGGATTTTAAAACACTCATGAAACGGCCACGGATTGCCTGGCCAACCTTCATGCTGCTTTTTTCCGCTTATGCGGTTTTTGGTCTTTCATCTATTGCCTATATTGAAGGGGTGTTGCCTTTGTCCTGGAGTATCTTGTTCAATGCACTCGCTTCCTATATGGCATTCACCATGGCCCATGAAGCCTCGCACAGCTCTGTGTGTATAAACCAGAGCGTGAACGACTGGGCAGGTCGTGCAGCGATGTTACTCCTCGAACCGGGACCTTTTTTTGTGCTGTTCCGCTTCATCCACATGCAACATCACCGGTTTACCAATGACCCCGAAAAGGACCCTGATGCATGGTGTGGAACAGGGCCTGGCTGGCTTCTGCCTATCCGCTGGCTGACCGTCGATTTCGTTTACTTCAGATATTATCTGAAAGGGGAAACCTTCCGCAAGAGACCAGAGAAGGAGAAAGCAGAATTTATCTTCTCAGTGCTATTCGCTGTGGCCGTTGTGACGACAGTTATCGCGGTGGGGTGGCTGGAATATTACCTATTACTGTTCTTCATTCCAACACGCGTTGCTAAACTGGTGATTGTCTTGGCGTTCGATTTTCTGCCCCACTTCCCCCATGATGTAACGGCCAAAGACAACCGCTATCGGGCTACTTCAAATCGGGTTGGACTGGAATGGTTGATGACGCCCTTGTTCATCTCGCAAAACTATCATCTGGTGCATCATCTGTATCCAGCTGTCCCTTTCTATCGCTTACTTAAAATATGGAATGCAAGAAGGGCCTTTCACACTTCCAAAGATCCTGCAACTGTAAACACATTGGCTCTAAAGCCCAATGGCGCAAAGCCAAATTGACCATTTTCTAACAAGCTGAGTCCAATCGAAATTCGAGCACTTTTGGATCAATTTCATCAGACATTTCAGTCTTCCAGCACCTAAATGGTCAGACCACCATCAACGACGATACACTCTCCCGTCGTATAGCTGGCGGCATCAGACGCGAGATACAGCACAGTGCCTGCCATCTGGTCGGGTTCGGCGTGAGTGCCAAGCGCTACCTGGCTGATAGCCTTCTTATATATCTCTTCATCTTCAAAAAGCGCACCGGCAAATTTTGTTTTGGTGAGGCCTGGCAGCAGGGCATTGACCCGTACACCAAAATGCCCGCACTCCTTGGCGAAGGATTTGGTCATGGAAACCACCGCAGCCTTGGATATTGAATAAATTCCTTGGAACATACCAG
This sequence is a window from Candidatus Micropelagos thuwalensis. Protein-coding genes within it:
- a CDS encoding TonB-dependent receptor — encoded protein: MNKKKYFLRRNFMKAFKWAVALLVTFVFGTSLSAQEIDEVVVYSNPYKKSIDKVISTVDILDQDEISSSSDLSLGSLLAKLPGLDSSGYGPSVGQPIIRGLGGFRIGVLNNGMSTGDIAYTGDDHSNGVPIHNLERIEVLKGPASLRYGPYSSSGVVNSFNKLMASGENETSLTLGYGDSADENSASLFTRMGNFAFSAYYEDADNMRIPTHAESVAQLQSEGEEIPADRSQDAENTFGENQGISFGGNFGNDRTTLSFLIAADDKTYGVPGHSHGHGEDHDGDDHDGDDHDGDDHDGDDHDGEEHGEEESVQIDSEHRTFQARLSHDLSGNLFNSIRADLSHSSFEQEEMEGAETGIQYEQDESNFRLEASANLGNWQTTFGSNYRDMDLKVISESHDEGDGDGDGDGHGHGQYLPESDRSEIGLFFLSQLENESWLIELAGRYDSIEQEAFREEHDDDDDDEGDHGDEDHESHGTIDHNLTNLSVGLAKKFNGGLLFGGSLSHSERAPSQVELFAGGKHVAAQRDEFGDEDLNKEKSFSTEIYLRKKWGDSSLRLAIFENDYEDFIYLQRRAGSEDEFDFLQQDAEISGLEFSYDTSVNFSEYKLSTSLRYSLIEGELDNGSNLPRIPPEKLMLGLSSKVGEVLYKVDFTHNSKQDDIGLNELPTDSFTQVDFGAEWTPSSINGLKVSALIRNATDEEIRRHTSAIKDLVPESGRDIRLSLGFSF
- a CDS encoding fatty acid desaturase; translation: MYRRYHLKHHRNTQQEEDPDLVLSKPFPITRKSFMRKMFRDLTGQTAFHQRKAQFLDAIGGKDLSPINRIYHFWQKLGYEIIANIIIFIFCYLIFHWSFYLTLWLIPFFTYNMAIIRIRSIAEHALVPDDNDPFRNARSTRANWLVRIFLAPYWVNYHVEHHLFMYVPCWKLKQTHNALRENDYVNRMETATGYIDVLIKACSKGDDEENRGNFISNPKQRLKGYFSEGFSSSQSTHS
- a CDS encoding fatty acid desaturase, with amino-acid sequence MNQNTSKAAQADVPEDFKTLMKRPRIAWPTFMLLFSAYAVFGLSSIAYIEGVLPLSWSILFNALASYMAFTMAHEASHSSVCINQSVNDWAGRAAMLLLEPGPFFVLFRFIHMQHHRFTNDPEKDPDAWCGTGPGWLLPIRWLTVDFVYFRYYLKGETFRKRPEKEKAEFIFSVLFAVAVVTTVIAVGWLEYYLLLFFIPTRVAKLVIVLAFDFLPHFPHDVTAKDNRYRATSNRVGLEWLMTPLFISQNYHLVHHLYPAVPFYRLLKIWNARRAFHTSKDPATVNTLALKPNGAKPN